One Myripristis murdjan chromosome 17, fMyrMur1.1, whole genome shotgun sequence DNA segment encodes these proteins:
- the sdr39u1 gene encoding epimerase family protein SDR39U1, whose protein sequence is MRVLIGGGSGFVGRELTRLLRDRGHEVTVISRQPGPGKITWGELESRGLPPCEGAVNLAGENLMNPLRWWNESYKKDLFSSRIDTTKTLAQAIAASPSPPHSWVLVTGVACYKPSLEAEYTEDSSWTPFDLLSRLVKEWEAAACLPESVAKTTKQVVIRPGAVLGRDGGAMKQMLLPFWLGLGGTLGSGRQPFPWIHVADLAGIIAHALEPPTDTSPPAVPQVFNGVAPALNTNYEFTKELGRVLRRPTIFPVPGFVMNALMGSERAVVLTQGQKVKPKRTLESGFQYKYPDLTSALREIVGS, encoded by the exons ATGAGAGTCTTAATAG GAGGTGGATCTGGGTTTGTTGGTCGTGAGCTGACTCGCCTGCTCCGGGACAGAGGCCATGAAGTCACAGTAATATCCCGGCAGCCTGGTCCAGGGAAGATAACATGG GGTGAGTTGGAGTCCAGAGGCCTTCCTCCATGTGAAGGCGCTGTCAACTTGGCTGGAGAGAATCTCATGAACCCGTTGAGATG GTGGAACGAGAGCTATAAGAAGGATTTGTTTTCCAGTCGCATCGACACCACAAAGACTCTTGCTCAAGCCATCGCTGCCTCCCCGAGTCCCCCTCACTCCTGGGTGTTGGTGACAGGTGTAG CATGCTACAAGCCCAGTCTTGAAGCTGAGTACACAGAGGATAGTTCATGGACACCATTTGATCTCCTGTCAAGACTTGTGAAGGAGTGGGAGGCAGCGGCGTGTCTTCCTGAGAGTGTAGCAAAGACCACCAAGCAAGTCGTCATCAGGCCCG GGGCAGTGCTGGGTCGTGATGGTGGTGCCATGAAGCAAATGCTGCTGCCCTTCTGGCTCGGCCTTGGCGGCACCCTGGGGTCCGGGAGACAGCCGTTCCCCTGGATCCACGTCGCGGACCTGGCAGGAATCATCGCCCACGCCCTGGAGCCCCCCACCGACACATCACCGCCCGCCGTGCCCCAGGTCTTCAACGGAGTCGCTCCTGCTCTCAACACCAACTACGAGTTCACTAAAGAACTGGGCCGGGTGCTGCGGCGGCCCACCATCTTCCCTGTGCCGGGCTTCGTCATGAACGCGCTGATGGGCTCCGAGAGGGCCGTGGTCCTGACCCAGGGCCAGAAAGTCAAACCCAAGAGGACTCTAGAGTCCGGGTTTCAGTACAAGTACCCGGACTTGACCTCAGCCCTGAGGGAGATTGTTGGGAGTTAA
- the ltb4r2b gene encoding leukotriene B4 receptor 2b has translation MNSPTYPAPVPTSNITNIEDESLVSNDFSTALGALILTLVFLLGVPGNLFIIWSILARARRRSVTTILILNLACADSFIMALTLFFVVYLAKQTWVFGNVMCKVLFYLCNTNMYASIFLITLMSVHRLVAVVWPRKLRFLATKKIVTRVILGLWVLVMIVAIPSLLFRKEREDKDERNKTRVVCAPEHDYARQVRFQYSLETVAGFILPYAVIVTSYVLILRRLRQTKFKRKVRSEKLILAIVVTFGVFWLPYHVINMVQVAAEWFSEESVMRDKLDHIWKSSRAVTSALAFISSCANPVLYTFAGKSYIKQNGFAFMARLFEGTSLDQTGTRKGRSLASDTQVGLRDMESTASTGKTVIHDGQ, from the exons ATGAACAGCCCAACCTATCCCGCACCGGTTCCCACCAGCAACATCACAAACATTGAGGATGAAAGCCTCGTGAGCAATGACTTCTCGACGGCTTTGGGAGCTCTCATCCTCACCTTGGTCTTCCTTCTGGGCGTCCCCGGCAACCTCTTCATCATCTGGAGCATCCTGGCGCGTGCCCGGCGGCGCTCCGTTACCACCATCCTCATTCTCAACTTGGCGTGCGCCGACAGCTTCATCATGGCACTCACCCTCTTCTTCGTGGTCTACCTGGCCAAGCAGACGTGGGTCTTTGGCAACGTCATGTGTAAAGTCTTGTTCTACCTGTGCAACACCAACATGTATGCCTCCATCTTTCTGATCACACTGATGAGCGTGCACAGACTGGTGGCCGTGGTGTGGCCGAGGAAACTGAGGTTTCTGGCCACCAAGAAGATCGTGACGAGGGTGATCCTGGGCCTGTGGGTGCTGGTGATGATCGTCGCCATTCCCTCACTGCTGTTtcgaaaagagagagaggacaaagatGAAAGAAATAAGACAAGAGTGGTGTGTGCCCCCGAACACGATTACGCGCGACAG GTGAGGTTCCAGTACTCCCTTGAGACCGTGGCTGGATTCATACTCCCCTACGCCGTGATCGTGACCAGCTACGTCCTCATTCTGAGACGCTTGAGGCAGACCAAGTTCAAACGCAAGGTCCGCAGTGAGAAACTCATCCTGGCTATTGTGGTGACCTTTGGCGTGTTCTGGCTGCCCTACCATGTCATCAACATGGTACAG GTGGCGGCTGAGTGGTTCTCAGAGGAATCAGTAATGAGGGACAA aTTGGATCACATCTGGAAGTCCAGTCGTGCAGTGACCTCAGCTCTGGCCTTCATCAGCAGCTGTGCCAATCCCGTCCTTTACACCTTCGCCGGGAAATCCTACATCAAGCAGAACGGCTTTGCCTTCATGGCGCGGCTCTTTGAGGGCACATCATTGGACCAAACTGGGACCAGAAAGGGCCGGTCACTGGCCTCGGACACTCAAGTGGGACTCAGAGACATGGAGTCCACGGCTAGCACTGGAAAGACCGTTATACACGATGGACAATGA